From a region of the Agromyces ramosus genome:
- a CDS encoding carbohydrate ABC transporter permease, whose protein sequence is MTTTQTPVFEEVAAPRGVRGVVARRRAARREDDHGDRAIVSGYDRKKPSVKLGMSGVHLFLFVGLVVAGLGPLLWLAKSAITPTQDTLRQPLALWPNGVDWANIPQAWNDVHIDQFFWNTIVIAAGSWFFQLLIATTAGYALSVLRPRYAPILNGAILATLFIPAVVLLVPLYLTIVNPPLLGDVSLLNNYLAVWLPAAANAFNILLVKRFFDALPREVFEAARTDGAGPFRLFWSIVLPMSKPILGVVSVFAIIAAWKDFLWPMLVLPDPAVQPLSVRLPAVQQSIELDVFLAALAISSLIPVALFLVFQGVFLRSAGLGGAVKG, encoded by the coding sequence CACGCAGACCCCGGTGTTCGAGGAGGTCGCGGCGCCACGGGGCGTTCGCGGTGTCGTCGCCCGACGCCGCGCCGCGCGTCGTGAAGACGACCACGGCGATCGCGCGATCGTCTCCGGCTACGACCGCAAGAAGCCGAGCGTCAAGCTCGGCATGAGCGGGGTGCACCTCTTCCTCTTCGTGGGGCTCGTGGTGGCCGGCCTCGGGCCGCTGCTCTGGCTCGCGAAGTCGGCGATCACCCCGACGCAGGACACGCTGCGCCAGCCGCTCGCGCTCTGGCCCAACGGCGTCGACTGGGCCAACATCCCCCAAGCGTGGAACGACGTGCACATCGACCAGTTCTTCTGGAACACGATCGTGATCGCGGCGGGCTCGTGGTTCTTCCAGCTGCTCATCGCGACCACCGCCGGCTACGCGCTCTCGGTGCTGCGGCCGAGGTACGCGCCGATCCTGAACGGCGCGATCCTCGCGACGCTCTTCATCCCGGCGGTCGTGCTGCTCGTGCCGCTCTACCTCACGATCGTGAACCCGCCGCTCCTCGGCGACGTCTCGCTGCTCAACAACTACCTCGCGGTGTGGCTGCCGGCGGCGGCGAACGCGTTCAACATCCTGCTCGTGAAGCGCTTCTTCGACGCACTGCCGCGCGAGGTGTTCGAGGCGGCTCGCACCGACGGGGCCGGGCCGTTCCGCCTCTTCTGGTCGATCGTGCTTCCGATGTCGAAGCCGATCCTCGGCGTCGTCTCGGTGTTCGCGATCATCGCCGCGTGGAAGGACTTCCTCTGGCCGATGCTCGTGCTGCCCGATCCGGCGGTGCAGCCGCTCTCGGTGCGGCTGCCCGCGGTGCAGCAGTCGATCGAGCTCGACGTGTTCCTCGCGGCGCTCGCCATCTCGTCGCTCATCCCGGTCGCGCTGTTCCTCGTGTTCCAGGGGGTGTTCCTGCGCTCGGCCGGCCTCGGCGGTGCGGTGAAGGGGTGA
- a CDS encoding MmcQ/YjbR family DNA-binding protein — MGHPQVVDPAHPLIERVRRICFELPEVVEVEAWGRPTFRAAKPIFVHVAATAENPFSIVVKTDPDEHLALIEDGRFFGVPYYDRARWLGTDLDAPDVDWQLLAELIETSYRQVANVRQRRALDLLRPSRTGEETSVPPVIPAAPPVARRLARSRHVR; from the coding sequence GTGGGTCATCCGCAGGTCGTCGATCCGGCGCATCCGCTCATCGAACGCGTGCGCCGCATCTGCTTCGAGCTGCCCGAGGTGGTCGAGGTCGAGGCGTGGGGAAGACCCACGTTCCGCGCGGCGAAGCCGATCTTCGTCCATGTCGCCGCGACCGCCGAGAACCCGTTCTCGATCGTCGTGAAGACCGACCCCGACGAGCATCTCGCGCTCATCGAAGACGGCCGGTTCTTCGGCGTGCCGTACTACGACCGCGCTCGCTGGCTCGGTACCGACCTCGACGCACCCGATGTCGACTGGCAGCTGCTCGCCGAGCTCATCGAGACCTCCTACCGGCAGGTGGCGAACGTGCGCCAACGCCGGGCGCTCGACCTGCTGCGGCCTTCGCGCACCGGTGAGGAGACGTCCGTCCCGCCCGTCATTCCGGCCGCGCCACCCGTCGCCCGTCGATTGGCGAGATCGAGACACGTGCGTTAG
- a CDS encoding GNAT family N-acetyltransferase — protein MTDDTTTHDTVDIVRNDAGRRYELTVDGALAGYAQFRTGPDTIVFTHTVVKPAFEGRGLGSRLAKFVLDDAVAKGETIVPECPFIAAYLRRHTEYEASVDWP, from the coding sequence GTGACCGACGACACGACGACCCACGACACCGTCGACATCGTCCGCAACGATGCCGGCCGGCGGTACGAATTGACCGTCGACGGGGCGCTGGCCGGGTACGCGCAGTTCCGAACCGGCCCCGACACCATCGTCTTCACGCACACGGTGGTGAAGCCCGCATTCGAAGGCCGTGGCCTCGGCAGCCGACTCGCGAAGTTCGTGCTCGACGACGCGGTCGCGAAGGGCGAGACGATCGTGCCAGAGTGCCCGTTCATCGCCGCGTATCTGCGGCGGCACACCGAGTACGAGGCATCCGTCGACTGGCCTTGA
- a CDS encoding MarR family winged helix-turn-helix transcriptional regulator, with the protein MSDRAITVAAWESLFRTQVTIMRALAAEFPSEVISLNEYDVLFNITRAPGRRLRLKDLNRNVLITQPSVSRLVDRLVARGLVAKTHDPNDGRGTVVAITNEGFALFRRVAITHMEAIDRHVGQGLDDDELRTLTELCNRLRVSVGETPDSAGVSDD; encoded by the coding sequence ATGAGCGATCGCGCGATCACGGTCGCCGCGTGGGAGTCGCTGTTCCGCACGCAGGTCACCATCATGCGAGCACTCGCCGCCGAGTTCCCGAGCGAGGTCATCTCGCTGAACGAGTACGACGTGCTCTTCAACATCACACGTGCGCCGGGTCGTCGGCTGCGACTGAAAGACCTGAACCGCAACGTGCTCATCACCCAGCCGAGCGTGAGCCGGCTCGTCGACCGCCTCGTCGCGCGCGGACTCGTCGCGAAGACGCACGACCCGAACGACGGCCGCGGCACGGTCGTCGCCATCACCAACGAGGGGTTCGCGCTCTTCCGCCGGGTCGCGATCACGCACATGGAGGCCATCGACCGACACGTCGGGCAGGGCCTCGACGACGACGAGCTCCGCACGCTCACCGAGCTCTGCAATCGGCTCCGTGTCTCGGTCGGCGAAACGCCCGACAGCGCCGGCGTCAGCGACGACTGA
- a CDS encoding winged helix-turn-helix domain-containing protein — translation MSLAFAPARTTTSARPVQARTAPSLPAPQSPAPLRSVPAQHAITPAIEAPATPAPAAPRVRAVPEGTEARGFVLYVGIDEAKALADGTTLHRIVEALRTLTAEVAPSAETYAAVALAPEGAGGRDVDVVRLALQDPAALAKQREGQGTRDDADRHPNGVIIDISRKRVLLDGEAAGLTYKEFELLQYLVLREGRTIDRHELIERLWDADDEAPSERTIDVHVRRLRSKLAHYQDIVRTVRGVGYRFDRHADVSIRQASTPSPDVF, via the coding sequence ATGTCTCTCGCTTTCGCACCCGCTCGCACCACCACCTCTGCCCGCCCCGTCCAGGCCCGGACGGCACCCTCGCTCCCGGCACCCCAGTCGCCGGCTCCGCTCCGCTCGGTCCCCGCCCAGCACGCCATCACGCCGGCGATCGAGGCACCGGCCACCCCTGCTCCCGCGGCGCCGCGCGTCCGTGCGGTCCCCGAAGGCACCGAAGCCCGCGGCTTCGTGCTGTACGTCGGCATCGACGAAGCCAAGGCCCTGGCCGACGGCACGACGCTGCACCGCATCGTGGAGGCGCTCCGCACGCTCACCGCCGAGGTCGCGCCCTCGGCCGAGACCTACGCCGCGGTCGCCCTCGCCCCGGAGGGGGCCGGTGGACGCGATGTCGACGTCGTGCGTCTCGCCCTGCAGGACCCAGCCGCGCTCGCCAAGCAGCGCGAGGGACAGGGGACCCGCGATGACGCCGACCGTCACCCCAATGGTGTGATCATCGACATCTCCCGCAAGCGTGTGCTGCTCGACGGCGAGGCGGCCGGCCTCACCTACAAGGAGTTCGAGCTGCTGCAGTACCTCGTGCTGCGCGAGGGCCGCACGATCGACCGCCACGAACTCATCGAGCGCCTCTGGGATGCCGACGACGAGGCACCGAGCGAGCGCACGATCGACGTGCACGTGCGCCGCCTGCGCTCGAAGCTCGCCCACTACCAGGACATCGTGCGCACCGTCCGCGGCGTCGGATACCGATTCGACCGCCACGCGGATGTCTCGATCCGCCAGGCTTCGACGCCGAGCCCCGACGTCTTCTAG
- the upp gene encoding uracil phosphoribosyltransferase, translating into MRVHVADHPLITHKLTVLRDVKTPSPVFRSLVEELMTLLAYEGTRGVRVEPVDIVTPVAPTTGVRIADPKPLIVPILRAGLGMLEGMVKLVPTAEVGFLGMARNEETLEPTTYAERLPDDLSDRQCFVLDPMLATGGSLTAAIQYLFDRGATDVTAICILAAPEGLAAVERALHGRDVTIVLGALDERLNELGYIVPGLGDAGDRLYGTV; encoded by the coding sequence ATGCGAGTCCACGTTGCCGACCACCCGCTCATCACGCACAAGCTGACGGTGCTCCGCGACGTGAAGACGCCGTCCCCGGTGTTCCGCTCGCTCGTCGAAGAGCTGATGACGCTCCTCGCCTACGAGGGCACCCGCGGCGTGCGGGTCGAGCCGGTCGACATCGTCACCCCCGTCGCACCCACCACCGGCGTGCGCATCGCCGATCCGAAGCCGCTCATCGTGCCGATCCTGCGCGCCGGCCTCGGAATGCTCGAGGGCATGGTGAAGCTCGTGCCGACCGCCGAGGTCGGCTTCCTCGGCATGGCCCGCAATGAAGAGACGCTCGAGCCCACCACCTACGCCGAGCGCCTTCCCGACGACCTCTCCGACCGCCAGTGCTTCGTGCTCGACCCGATGCTCGCCACCGGCGGGTCGCTCACGGCCGCCATCCAGTACCTCTTCGATCGCGGTGCGACGGATGTCACGGCGATCTGCATTCTCGCGGCGCCCGAGGGCCTCGCCGCGGTCGAGCGCGCCCTGCACGGGCGTGACGTGACGATCGTGCTCGGGGCGCTCGACGAGCGACTCAACGAGCTGGGCTACATCGTTCCCGGGCTCGGCGACGCCGGCGATCGCCTCTACGGCACGGTATAA
- the tadA gene encoding tRNA adenosine(34) deaminase TadA, with translation MSTSDLTHHREWMRLALAEAEQAPATRDVPVGAIVVDRDGVVIAARRNERELIGDPTAHAELLALRTAAEATGDWRLTDCTLVVTLEPCVMCAGAILAARVPRVVFGAWDEKAGAAGSLYDVLRDRRLNHRVEVFAGVEAEASARLLLEFFDDPLRRPPAR, from the coding sequence ATGTCGACGAGTGACCTCACGCACCACCGCGAGTGGATGCGGCTCGCGCTCGCCGAGGCCGAGCAAGCGCCGGCCACACGCGACGTCCCCGTCGGCGCCATCGTCGTCGACCGCGACGGCGTTGTCATCGCCGCCCGGCGCAACGAGCGTGAGCTGATCGGCGACCCGACGGCGCACGCCGAACTGCTCGCCCTCCGAACCGCCGCCGAGGCCACCGGCGACTGGCGCCTCACCGACTGCACGCTCGTGGTCACCCTCGAGCCGTGCGTCATGTGCGCGGGGGCGATCCTCGCAGCGCGCGTGCCGAGGGTCGTGTTCGGTGCGTGGGACGAGAAGGCCGGCGCGGCGGGCTCGCTCTACGACGTGCTGCGCGACCGGCGGCTGAACCACCGCGTCGAGGTGTTCGCGGGGGTCGAGGCCGAGGCATCCGCTCGCCTGCTGCTCGAGTTCTTCGACGATCCGCTGCGCCGTCCGCCGGCGCGCTGA
- a CDS encoding glutamine amidotransferase-related protein, translating to MTRGLSGAGGTGGTGTTGGAGLTALVLRHDSAIGLGNLGPTLEAHGYEVVTVDAPSTDVSALDALAPDLVVVLGGDEAAYETDRYPYLADEIRLLEMRVAAEAPIFGVCLGAQLLAKTLGARVYQGPRKEVGWLEVEPTEAGAVSPVRHFAGVPTVQWHGDSFELPDGVERLATSPQYENQAFGIGEWLLAVQFHPEVTDEIHEEWLRAWGDELPEYGLSRERLRDERVAFGPAANAASAALLGEYLEGLAARGAARRSA from the coding sequence GTGACGCGCGGCCTCAGCGGCGCCGGCGGCACCGGCGGCACCGGCACTACCGGCGGCGCCGGCCTCACCGCGCTCGTGCTCCGGCACGACTCGGCGATCGGCCTCGGCAACCTCGGGCCCACGCTCGAGGCGCATGGCTACGAGGTCGTCACGGTCGATGCTCCGTCGACGGATGTCTCGGCGCTCGATGCCCTCGCCCCCGACCTCGTCGTGGTGCTCGGCGGCGACGAGGCCGCCTACGAGACCGACCGCTACCCGTACCTCGCCGACGAGATCCGGCTGCTCGAGATGCGCGTCGCCGCCGAGGCGCCGATCTTCGGCGTCTGCCTCGGCGCGCAGCTGCTGGCGAAGACCCTCGGCGCCCGGGTCTACCAGGGCCCGCGTAAAGAGGTCGGCTGGCTCGAGGTCGAGCCGACCGAGGCGGGCGCGGTCTCGCCCGTGCGGCACTTCGCGGGCGTGCCCACCGTGCAGTGGCACGGTGACTCGTTCGAGCTTCCCGACGGCGTCGAACGCCTCGCGACCTCGCCGCAGTACGAGAACCAGGCGTTCGGCATCGGCGAGTGGCTCCTCGCGGTGCAGTTCCACCCCGAGGTCACCGACGAGATCCACGAGGAGTGGCTGCGCGCGTGGGGCGACGAACTGCCCGAGTACGGCCTCTCGCGCGAACGGCTGCGCGACGAGCGCGTCGCCTTCGGGCCGGCCGCCAACGCGGCATCCGCGGCCCTGCTCGGCGAGTACCTCGAGGGGCTCGCCGCCCGCGGAGCCGCGCGTCGCTCCGCTTGA
- a CDS encoding cation diffusion facilitator family transporter, which produces MSASGGTKAIIAAFLANTGIAITKFIAWFFSGSSSMLAEAVHSVADAGNQLLLIFGGRQAKRAADKEHPFGYGRERYVYAFVVSIVLFSVGGVFSIYEGIDKLQHPHELDVPWLPILVLSIAIVLESFSLRTAVKESNHVRGRQSWVQFVRHAKAPELPVVLLEDIAALLGLVFAFIGVGLTIITGDPLFDAIGTLFIGALLIVVAVILGLETKSLLVGEGATDADHAKIEQAILAGPEADRIIHMKTLYLGPDELMVAAKVGFHADQKLLEVSAATNAIETRIRHAVPAARVIYVEPDVYVEPNQVAPATDAIVIKGLE; this is translated from the coding sequence ATGAGCGCATCAGGCGGAACCAAGGCAATCATCGCGGCATTCCTCGCCAATACCGGCATCGCGATCACCAAGTTCATCGCCTGGTTCTTCTCGGGGTCCTCCTCGATGCTCGCCGAGGCCGTGCACTCGGTGGCCGACGCGGGAAACCAGCTGCTCCTCATCTTCGGTGGTCGCCAGGCGAAACGGGCGGCCGACAAGGAGCACCCCTTCGGCTACGGCCGCGAGCGCTACGTGTACGCCTTCGTGGTGTCGATCGTGCTCTTCTCGGTCGGTGGCGTGTTCTCCATCTACGAGGGCATCGACAAGCTGCAGCACCCGCACGAGCTCGACGTGCCGTGGCTTCCGATCCTCGTGCTCTCGATCGCGATCGTGCTCGAGTCGTTCTCGCTCCGCACCGCCGTGAAGGAGTCGAACCACGTGCGCGGCCGCCAGAGCTGGGTGCAGTTCGTGCGTCACGCGAAGGCTCCCGAGCTGCCGGTCGTGCTGCTCGAAGACATCGCGGCGCTCCTCGGCCTCGTGTTCGCGTTCATCGGCGTCGGGCTCACGATCATCACCGGCGATCCGCTCTTCGACGCGATCGGCACCCTCTTCATCGGCGCGCTGCTCATCGTCGTCGCCGTCATCCTGGGCCTCGAGACGAAGAGCCTCCTCGTGGGCGAGGGCGCGACCGATGCCGACCACGCCAAGATCGAGCAGGCGATCCTCGCCGGTCCCGAGGCCGACCGCATCATCCACATGAAGACCCTCTACCTCGGTCCCGACGAGCTGATGGTCGCCGCGAAGGTCGGCTTCCACGCCGACCAGAAGCTGCTCGAGGTGTCGGCCGCGACGAACGCGATCGAGACCCGCATCCGCCACGCCGTCCCTGCGGCGCGCGTCATCTACGTCGAGCCCGACGTCTACGTCGAGCCCAACCAGGTGGCGCCCGCCACCGACGCGATCGTCATCAAGGGACTCGAGTGA
- the proC gene encoding pyrroline-5-carboxylate reductase, translated as MSADTPVKLPPIAFLGAGSMARAIISGLLTPTVTVEGGIRTTNRTTSKAAELAGLDGVTAFATETDAAANVAAVAGAKLVVVAVKPAMVPELLREIAPSLEPGTVVVSVAAGVTVETFERLLPEHVSVIRSMPNTPALVGRAITGVSAGTRSSHDDLALAVALFETVGEVLVVPESQLDALSTISGSGPAYVFYLIEQLTAAAVDKGFTPEQAAVMVQGTFRGASELLAASDDDPAELRRRVTSPKGTTERAIVVLEEADLKQTFDRATDAALARARELAAGA; from the coding sequence ATGAGTGCCGACACCCCCGTGAAACTGCCCCCGATCGCCTTCCTCGGCGCCGGCTCGATGGCCCGCGCGATCATCTCCGGGCTGCTCACGCCGACGGTCACCGTCGAGGGCGGCATCCGCACGACGAACCGCACGACCTCGAAGGCGGCCGAGCTCGCCGGGCTCGACGGCGTCACGGCCTTCGCCACCGAGACCGATGCCGCGGCGAACGTCGCGGCGGTCGCCGGTGCGAAGCTCGTCGTCGTCGCGGTGAAGCCCGCGATGGTCCCCGAGCTGCTGCGCGAGATCGCCCCGTCGCTCGAGCCCGGCACCGTCGTGGTGTCGGTCGCCGCGGGCGTCACGGTCGAGACGTTCGAGCGCCTGCTGCCCGAGCACGTCTCCGTCATCCGCTCGATGCCGAACACCCCGGCTCTCGTCGGCCGGGCGATCACGGGCGTCTCCGCGGGCACGCGTTCGAGCCATGACGACCTCGCGCTCGCGGTGGCGCTCTTCGAGACGGTCGGCGAGGTGCTCGTCGTGCCCGAGTCCCAGCTCGACGCGCTGTCGACGATCTCGGGCTCGGGGCCGGCGTACGTCTTCTACCTGATCGAGCAGCTCACGGCCGCGGCCGTCGACAAGGGGTTCACACCCGAGCAGGCCGCCGTGATGGTGCAGGGCACGTTCCGCGGAGCGAGCGAGCTGCTCGCGGCATCCGACGACGACCCGGCCGAGCTCCGCCGCCGGGTCACGAGCCCGAAGGGAACGACCGAGCGCGCGATCGTCGTGCTCGAGGAGGCGGACCTCAAGCAGACCTTCGACCGCGCGACCGACGCCGCGCTGGCTCGCGCACGAGAGCTGGCGGCGGGCGCGTGA
- a CDS encoding beta-N-acetylhexosaminidase translates to MIPRPLEVRRGAGHFALTADTGIQAVADAAASVARRLQAELREATGFALPLAAGDPAGGDADDRGAIRLTLDERMPREGFRLEVTPAGVAITGGGEAGLFYGGQAFRQLLGPDAFRRAPVAGREWAVEASVIDDAPRFGWRGFMLDVARSFRPKHEVLRLIDLLALHRVNVLQLHLTDDQGWRMEIRRFPRLAEVGGWRPESQLGHGPESTLDGRPHGGFYTHDDLREIVAYAAERMITVVPEIETPGHVRAALAAYPSLGVSGEPVEVWTRYGITDDVLNVEESTVDFFRGVLDEVMHVFPSTYIGVGGDEARKTQWAADARTRELMAERGLATPNELQAWFIRQLDDHLTAAGRRLYGWDEVLEGPLAPGATIASWRGLRGAQVAVARGHDVVLCPDDFAYLDYRQSDAADEPIPVGTVLSLRDVYDFEPLPGDADEAMRRHVLGVQANAWTEHLDTAARLDYAVFPRLAAFAEVAWSAPGKDWDDFSSRLDEQLAIYDAIGVGYRPLDGPHPWQQRPGVPGAPRSKAARQAELAALTADLLE, encoded by the coding sequence GTGATCCCGCGCCCGCTGGAGGTCCGCCGAGGCGCAGGGCACTTCGCGCTCACCGCCGACACGGGCATCCAGGCGGTCGCGGATGCCGCGGCATCCGTCGCCCGTCGGCTGCAGGCCGAGCTGCGCGAGGCGACGGGGTTCGCGCTGCCGCTGGCAGCCGGCGACCCGGCCGGCGGCGATGCCGATGACCGTGGCGCGATCCGCCTCACGCTCGATGAGCGGATGCCGCGCGAGGGCTTCCGGCTCGAGGTGACGCCGGCGGGCGTCGCGATCACCGGTGGCGGCGAGGCCGGGCTGTTCTACGGCGGGCAGGCGTTCCGGCAGCTGCTCGGGCCCGACGCGTTCCGGCGCGCGCCGGTGGCCGGCCGCGAATGGGCGGTCGAGGCATCCGTCATCGACGACGCGCCGCGCTTCGGCTGGCGCGGCTTCATGCTCGACGTCGCCCGCAGCTTCCGGCCGAAGCACGAGGTGCTGCGGCTCATCGACCTGCTCGCGCTGCACCGGGTGAACGTGCTGCAGCTGCACCTCACCGACGACCAGGGCTGGCGCATGGAGATCCGCCGCTTCCCGCGGCTCGCCGAGGTCGGCGGATGGCGGCCCGAGTCGCAGCTCGGGCACGGCCCGGAGTCGACGCTCGACGGGCGCCCGCACGGCGGCTTCTACACGCACGACGACCTGCGCGAGATCGTGGCATACGCCGCCGAGCGCATGATCACGGTCGTGCCCGAGATCGAGACGCCCGGCCACGTGCGGGCCGCGCTCGCCGCCTACCCCTCGCTCGGCGTCAGCGGCGAGCCCGTCGAGGTGTGGACGCGCTACGGCATCACCGACGACGTGCTCAACGTCGAGGAGTCGACCGTCGACTTCTTCCGCGGCGTGCTCGACGAGGTCATGCACGTCTTCCCGTCGACCTACATCGGCGTCGGCGGCGACGAGGCCCGCAAGACGCAGTGGGCGGCGGATGCCCGCACCCGCGAACTCATGGCCGAGCGCGGACTGGCGACGCCGAACGAGCTCCAGGCCTGGTTCATCCGTCAGCTCGACGACCACCTGACCGCGGCGGGGCGTCGCCTCTACGGCTGGGACGAGGTGCTCGAAGGTCCCCTCGCGCCCGGCGCGACGATCGCCTCGTGGCGGGGCCTTCGGGGTGCGCAGGTCGCGGTCGCCCGAGGTCACGATGTGGTGCTCTGCCCCGACGACTTCGCCTACCTCGACTACCGGCAGTCGGATGCCGCCGACGAGCCGATCCCCGTCGGCACCGTGCTGAGCCTCCGCGACGTCTACGACTTCGAGCCGCTGCCCGGCGACGCCGACGAGGCGATGCGCCGGCACGTGCTCGGCGTGCAGGCGAACGCGTGGACCGAGCACCTCGACACCGCAGCGCGGCTCGACTACGCGGTGTTCCCGCGGCTCGCGGCGTTCGCCGAGGTCGCGTGGAGCGCCCCCGGCAAGGACTGGGACGACTTCTCGTCGCGGCTCGACGAGCAGCTCGCGATCTACGACGCGATCGGCGTGGGGTACCGGCCGCTCGACGGCCCGCATCCGTGGCAGCAGCGGCCCGGCGTGCCCGGCGCGCCGCGGTCGAAGGCGGCCCGGCAGGCCGAGCTCGCGGCGCTGACCGCCGACCTGCTCGAGTAG
- the rlmC gene encoding 23S rRNA (uracil(747)-C(5))-methyltransferase RlmC, whose translation MDCAYFDDLRCTSCTLMGQPYAAQLDEKQRLVAALLERHRGLSWLPPVASTEAGYRNKAKMVVGGTVDAPTIGILDADGYGVDLQACGICSPGLRAAFPAISAFIFRARLTPYDVPARTGELKHLIITESPAGELMIRFVLRSTEALPRIRKHLASLLEALPQALVVTANVLPEHKAVLEGAHEVVLTDADTLPMRVNDVTLHLRPQGFFQTNTEIASALYREAREWVRELAPASAWDLYSGVGGFALHIAGDAGEVVGIETSVEAVASAEQSRADASLPRLRFAAGDATAFALAATRSPELVIVNPPRRGIGATLAGWLEASDARHVLYSSCNAASLARDLDAMPSLRPVRGRVFDMFPQTTHAEVMVLLERA comes from the coding sequence GTGGACTGCGCCTACTTCGACGACCTGCGATGCACCTCGTGCACGCTCATGGGTCAGCCGTATGCCGCGCAGCTCGACGAGAAGCAGCGGCTCGTCGCGGCGCTGCTCGAGCGGCACCGCGGGCTCAGCTGGCTCCCGCCCGTCGCGAGCACCGAGGCGGGCTACCGCAACAAGGCGAAGATGGTGGTCGGGGGCACCGTCGACGCCCCGACCATCGGCATCCTCGACGCCGACGGCTACGGCGTCGACCTCCAGGCGTGCGGCATCTGCTCCCCCGGCCTTCGCGCGGCGTTCCCGGCGATCTCGGCATTCATCTTCCGCGCCCGGCTGACCCCGTACGACGTGCCGGCGCGAACCGGCGAGCTGAAGCACCTCATCATCACGGAGTCCCCTGCCGGCGAGCTCATGATCCGGTTCGTGCTGCGCTCGACCGAGGCGCTCCCGCGCATCCGCAAGCACCTGGCGTCGCTCCTCGAGGCGCTGCCGCAGGCGCTCGTCGTCACGGCGAACGTGCTGCCCGAGCACAAGGCCGTGCTCGAGGGCGCGCACGAGGTCGTGCTCACCGACGCCGACACCCTCCCGATGCGCGTGAACGACGTGACCCTGCACCTGCGCCCGCAGGGCTTCTTCCAGACGAACACCGAGATCGCGTCGGCGCTGTACCGCGAGGCGCGCGAGTGGGTGCGCGAACTCGCCCCGGCGAGCGCCTGGGACCTCTACTCCGGCGTCGGCGGCTTCGCCCTGCACATCGCGGGCGACGCGGGCGAGGTGGTCGGCATCGAGACGAGCGTCGAGGCCGTCGCGAGCGCCGAACAGAGCCGGGCGGATGCCTCGCTCCCCCGTCTGCGCTTCGCCGCCGGCGATGCCACGGCGTTCGCGCTCGCGGCGACGCGTTCGCCCGAACTCGTGATCGTGAACCCCCCTCGCCGCGGCATCGGCGCAACGCTCGCGGGCTGGCTCGAGGCATCCGACGCCCGGCACGTGCTCTACTCGAGCTGCAACGCCGCGTCGCTCGCGCGCGACCTCGACGCGATGCCGTCGCTGCGCCCCGTGCGCGGCCGCGTGTTCGACATGTTCCCGCAGACGACCCACGCCGAGGTCATGGTGCTCCTCGAGCGCGCCTGA
- a CDS encoding potassium channel family protein, with amino-acid sequence MVDRIKHDAPVLVIGLGRFGAATAGQLDRLGREVLAVDGDEALVQKWAERVTHAVVADARNIDALRQIGAQDFSIAVCAVGSSIEASVLITANLVDLKVPQIWAKAISASHGKILQRIGANHVIYPEREAGERTAHLVSGRMLDFIEFDDDFALVKMYPPKPIRGKTLTESGVRSRHRVTVVGVKSPGKPFTYATEKTVVSNHDLIIVSGTEGDIEKFAALE; translated from the coding sequence TTGGTTGATCGCATCAAGCACGATGCCCCGGTGCTCGTGATCGGTCTCGGCCGATTCGGCGCCGCGACGGCAGGCCAACTCGACCGCCTCGGTCGCGAGGTGCTCGCGGTCGACGGCGACGAGGCCCTCGTGCAGAAGTGGGCGGAGCGCGTCACGCACGCGGTCGTCGCCGACGCACGCAACATCGACGCGCTCCGCCAGATCGGCGCACAGGACTTCTCGATCGCGGTCTGCGCGGTGGGCTCCTCGATCGAGGCATCCGTGCTCATCACGGCGAACCTCGTCGACCTGAAGGTCCCGCAGATCTGGGCGAAGGCGATCTCGGCATCGCACGGCAAGATCCTGCAGCGCATCGGCGCGAACCACGTCATCTACCCCGAGCGCGAGGCCGGCGAGCGCACCGCGCACCTCGTGAGCGGCCGCATGCTCGACTTCATCGAGTTCGACGACGACTTCGCCCTCGTGAAGATGTACCCGCCGAAGCCGATTCGCGGCAAGACCCTCACCGAGTCGGGCGTGCGCTCCCGGCACCGCGTCACCGTGGTCGGCGTGAAGAGCCCGGGCAAGCCGTTCACGTATGCGACCGAGAAGACCGTGGTCTCGAACCACGATCTCATCATCGTGTCGGGCACCGAGGGCGACATCGAGAAGTTCGCGGCGCTCGAGTAG